A DNA window from Trichosurus vulpecula isolate mTriVul1 chromosome 2, mTriVul1.pri, whole genome shotgun sequence contains the following coding sequences:
- the LOC118836362 gene encoding carcinoembryonic antigen-related cell adhesion molecule 1-like codes for MESPSQTPHSGSSLWKGILITASIISSWIQPTSVQSDSISIVPKPPYGTVGSSVILDILGSSEQPPSYTWYRRTNDPYDQIVFYSVATGEQTPPQSRLKVFSNGSLLIPDLTLSDTDDYLVLFLNSSSALIATARVHLAVYGPLSKPTISSTNMAPVENKDTVSLTCQSESQDVTYLVWFINQGSPADDRILLSLDNRTVTITKATRENQGPYQCEIRNPVDVTRSDPFTLNFAYGPDTPMIVPTDTHYPVGATLELSCSADSNPPAQYTWLFSGMEMVSTSQLSIPNVNLNDTGTYTCNASNSITGLSSSKDISVTILEYNGSSLSGGAMAGTVIGVLVGMALIGTLIYFLFYRKTGRASKDHLSEKNPSALKHGEDTILYENIVHLKDSALSAQGLGSSPAFPEVPSESAYQALDMTRVDIYAKIDPWKNPQIQEREEGS; via the exons ATGGAGAGCCCCTCACAAACTCCCCACAGTGGAAGCAGCCTCTGGAAAGGGATTCTGATCACAG cCTCCATTATCAGCAGCTGGATCCAGCCAACATCTGTTCAAAGCGATTCCATCAGTATTGTGCCAAAACCTCCCTATGGGACAGTGGGCAGCAGTGTCATCTTGGACATCCTGGGGTCCTCTGAGCAGCCTCCCAGCTATACCTGGTACAGAAGGACAAATGACCCCTACGACCAGATTGTTTTCTACAGTGTTGCTACTGGAGAGCAGACACCACCACAAAGCCGGCTGAAGGTGTTCTCCAATGGCTCCCTGCTCATCCCTGACCTCACCCTCAGTGACACTGATGACTACCTTGTACTATTTCTTAATTCCTCAAGTGCCCTGATAGCAACAGCACGAGTGCATTTAGCTGTGTATG GGCCACTATCCAAACCTACCATCAGCAGCACCAACATGGCCCCAGTGGAGAACAAGGACACTGTCTCCTTAACATGCCAGTCTGAGAGTCAAGATGTCACATACCTGGTTTGGTTCATAAACCAAGGCTCCCCAGCTGATGACAGGATACTGCTGTCCCTGGATAACAGGACAGTCACTATAACCAAGGCCACAAGGGAAAACCAAGGACCTTATCAATGTGAAATCCGGAACCCAGTTGATGTGACTAGGAGTGACCCATTCACACTGAATTTTGCCT ATGGCCCGGATACTCCCATGATTGTCCCCACAGACACTCATTACCCTGTAGGGGCAACTCTTGAGTTGTCCTGCTCTGCTGACTCTAACCCACCTGCCCAGTACACTTGGCTTTTCAGTGGAATGGAAATGGTGTCCACATCCCAGCTCTCTATTCCTAATGTGAATCTGAATGACACTGGAACCTATACTTGTAATGCATCTAACTCAATCACTGGCCTGTCTAGCAGCAAAGACATCAGTGTCACAATCTTGG AATATAATGGCTCCTCACTCTCTGGAGGGGCCATGGCTGGTACTGTGATTGGAGTCCTAGTTGGCATGGCTCTCATTGGTACCCTCATCTATTTCCTGTTCTACAGAAAGACTGGAAG GGCCAGCAAAGACCACCTTTCAGAGAAGAACCCTTCAGCACTCAAACACG GTGAGGACACCATCCTGTATGAAAACATTGTTCACCTAAAAGACTCAGCTCTGTCTGCACAG GGCCTGGGCTCCTCCCCTGCTTTTCCTGAAGTCCCATCTGAGAGTGCCTATCAG GCACTAGACATGACCAGAGTGGATATTTATGCCAAGATCGATCCCTGGAAGAACCCTCAAAtccaagaaagagaggaaggctcCTAG